In Amycolatopsis coloradensis, one genomic interval encodes:
- a CDS encoding N-acetylmuramic acid 6-phosphate etherase — MMTVPRQVVHVDSPTEQRNPRTTDIDLMSTMGILGAINAEDRRVPEAVAAVLPQVARAVDFAVEALRSGHRVHYFGAGTSGRLATLDAAELVPTFNVPSDWFIAHHAGGARALRQAVEDAEDDAKAGAAEVAESVAPGDFVLGLTASGRTPYVLGALAAASRRGARTALVSGNPAAVTPPGVDVLIAVDTGPEAIAGSTRMKAGTAQKIILTGFSTATMIKLGRTYSNLMVSMRATNAKLRGRTIRILREATGMSMADCSDALTEADGDLKVALVHLLSGEDVASAAKALAANDGHVRKALDSLRVRAS; from the coding sequence ATGATGACCGTCCCACGCCAGGTGGTGCACGTCGATTCGCCAACCGAACAGCGCAATCCACGGACGACCGACATCGACCTGATGTCGACCATGGGCATCCTCGGCGCGATCAACGCCGAGGACCGCCGGGTCCCCGAAGCCGTCGCCGCGGTGCTGCCGCAGGTGGCGCGGGCGGTCGACTTCGCCGTGGAAGCGCTGCGGTCGGGACACCGCGTGCACTACTTCGGGGCCGGCACCTCCGGCAGGCTGGCGACGTTGGACGCGGCGGAACTCGTGCCGACGTTCAACGTGCCCTCGGACTGGTTCATCGCGCATCACGCGGGCGGCGCGCGCGCTCTGCGCCAAGCCGTCGAAGACGCCGAGGACGACGCGAAGGCCGGAGCCGCCGAGGTGGCCGAGTCCGTCGCACCCGGCGACTTCGTGCTCGGGCTGACCGCTTCCGGCCGGACGCCCTACGTCCTCGGCGCGCTGGCCGCGGCCAGCCGTCGCGGTGCCCGCACCGCCTTGGTGTCGGGCAATCCGGCCGCGGTGACGCCGCCGGGCGTCGATGTCCTCATCGCGGTGGACACCGGCCCCGAGGCGATCGCCGGGTCGACGCGGATGAAGGCGGGCACGGCGCAGAAGATCATCCTCACCGGGTTCTCCACCGCGACGATGATCAAGCTCGGGCGCACGTATTCGAACCTGATGGTCAGCATGCGGGCGACCAACGCCAAGCTGCGCGGACGGACCATCCGGATCCTGCGCGAGGCCACCGGCATGAGCATGGCGGACTGTTCCGACGCGCTCACCGAGGCCGACGGCGACCTCAAGGTCGCGCTGGTCCATCTGCTGTCCGGCGAGGACGTCGCGAGTGCGGCGAAGGCGCTGGCGGCCAACGATGGCCACGTACGCAAGGCTCTCGACTCCCTGCGGGTGCGCGCGAGCTGA
- a CDS encoding MurR/RpiR family transcriptional regulator, whose amino-acid sequence MPTVSNFPTVGDTESVIAAAPSEAVPAQPTRDADASPLVRIRSLLPGLARAEQRVAKVVLDDPAQVARRSITEVALAANTSETTVTRFCKAVGVGGYPQLRIALAADTARSEARSSRNLGGEIGPEDDLAAVIGKVSFADARAVEETADQLDVPSLQRVIDIVAGAGRVDVYGVGASAFVAADLQQKLHRIGRVSFAWSDTHIMLTSAAVLSPGDVAIGISHTGATTDTVEALRVAREHGAITVAVTNFPRSPITEVADHVLTTAARETTFRSGATASRIAQLTVIDCLFIGVAQRHMDASVNALDATRDAVGSHRLGVRPDGRRRPRETGK is encoded by the coding sequence ATGCCAACGGTTAGTAACTTTCCCACGGTGGGCGATACCGAATCCGTAATCGCGGCCGCACCGTCCGAGGCCGTGCCGGCGCAGCCGACACGGGACGCCGACGCGAGTCCGCTTGTCCGGATTCGCTCTCTCCTGCCCGGGCTCGCCCGGGCAGAGCAGCGCGTCGCGAAGGTCGTCCTCGACGACCCCGCGCAGGTCGCGCGGCGCAGCATCACCGAGGTCGCACTGGCCGCGAACACCAGCGAAACCACCGTCACGCGGTTCTGCAAGGCGGTCGGCGTCGGCGGGTATCCGCAGCTCAGGATCGCCTTGGCGGCCGACACCGCCCGGTCCGAGGCGCGGTCGTCCCGCAACCTCGGCGGCGAGATCGGGCCGGAGGACGACCTGGCCGCGGTCATCGGCAAGGTCAGCTTCGCGGACGCCCGCGCCGTGGAGGAGACCGCTGACCAGCTCGACGTCCCTTCGCTACAGCGCGTGATCGACATCGTGGCCGGCGCGGGGCGCGTGGACGTCTACGGCGTGGGCGCGAGCGCGTTCGTCGCCGCGGACCTGCAGCAGAAGCTGCACCGCATCGGGCGGGTCAGCTTCGCCTGGTCGGACACGCACATCATGCTGACCTCGGCCGCCGTGCTGAGCCCCGGCGACGTCGCGATCGGCATCTCCCACACGGGCGCGACCACGGACACCGTCGAGGCGCTGCGTGTGGCTCGTGAGCACGGCGCGATCACCGTCGCCGTGACGAACTTCCCGCGTTCGCCGATCACGGAGGTCGCCGACCACGTGCTGACCACGGCCGCGCGGGAGACGACGTTCCGCTCGGGTGCGACCGCCAGTCGCATCGCGCAGCTGACCGTCATCGACTGCCTGTTCATCGGTGTCGCGCAGCGGCACATGGACGCGTCGGTCAACGCGCTCGACGCGACCAGGGACGCGGTTGGCTCGCACCGTCTGGGCGTCCGGCCCGACGGCAGGCGGCGGCCGCGGGAAACCGGCAAATGA
- a CDS encoding serine hydrolase — MRVRKILIAAVSVLVAATTLSTAGAQAIPGSEQQRDRAAGRFDKPREGFAPASTVLRDGAPSDVGLDPEPIKSAERFIESWTKPDATGHPHFSGAVGLLAHDGVVVERQAVGGAVRYADAKGTELPPEQQVPMRADTIFDMASISKLFTSIAVMQLAETGKLDISAPVVRYLPEFGVNGKEAVTVQQLLTHVSGFAATPLPSLWEGYPDIPSRRKAVLDSPLKNAPGSTYLYSDINLLTLGFLVEKVAGVPLDKVVQDRIAAPLSLADTGYNPPASKLARVAATEYATKPPRGLVRGEVHDENAWSLGGVAGHAGVFSTAADMAVLAQTLLNGGAYRGHRILREETVRAMLTNYNHKFPDNAHGLGFELDQPWYMGALSAPSTAGHTGFTGTSLVIDPLSRSFAILLTNRVHPTRNWGSINIARETWASSLAKAMAVRPARGHDAWFSGAGDVSTATLTTPPLQTRGGPLKVTFDTFVDTEGPSDSLFLETSTDGGATWKTITLRANGPGAPAGDQPGLGGHGHRAWWRAAAEVSQSSQITLRWRYTTDARYTGRGISLDGVKVTERGRILLDSEHNPPTFVATGWKLSTR; from the coding sequence TTGCGTGTTAGGAAGATCCTGATCGCGGCCGTCTCCGTACTGGTCGCGGCGACCACGCTGTCGACGGCGGGAGCACAGGCGATTCCAGGGAGCGAGCAGCAGCGCGACCGCGCGGCGGGCCGGTTCGACAAGCCGCGCGAAGGCTTCGCGCCCGCGTCCACCGTCCTGCGTGACGGCGCGCCCTCCGACGTCGGTCTCGACCCGGAGCCGATCAAATCGGCCGAGCGGTTCATCGAGAGCTGGACGAAGCCGGACGCCACCGGGCATCCGCACTTCTCCGGAGCGGTCGGCCTGCTCGCGCACGACGGCGTGGTCGTCGAGCGGCAGGCAGTGGGTGGCGCGGTCCGCTACGCCGACGCGAAGGGCACGGAACTGCCGCCCGAGCAACAGGTGCCGATGCGCGCGGACACGATCTTCGACATGGCCTCGATCTCGAAGCTGTTCACCTCCATCGCGGTGATGCAGCTGGCCGAGACGGGCAAGCTGGACATCTCGGCGCCGGTGGTGCGGTATCTGCCGGAGTTCGGGGTGAACGGCAAGGAGGCCGTCACCGTCCAGCAGCTGCTCACCCACGTCTCGGGCTTCGCCGCGACACCGCTCCCGTCGCTGTGGGAGGGCTACCCGGACATCCCGTCACGCCGCAAGGCCGTCCTCGACAGCCCGCTGAAGAACGCGCCGGGCAGTACGTACTTGTACTCCGACATCAACCTGCTGACGCTCGGCTTCCTGGTCGAGAAGGTGGCCGGGGTACCGCTGGACAAGGTGGTCCAGGACCGTATCGCCGCTCCGCTAAGCCTGGCCGACACCGGGTACAACCCGCCCGCGTCGAAACTGGCCAGGGTCGCGGCGACCGAGTACGCCACGAAACCGCCTCGGGGGCTCGTACGCGGCGAGGTCCACGACGAAAACGCCTGGTCGCTGGGCGGCGTCGCCGGGCACGCGGGCGTGTTCTCCACGGCCGCCGACATGGCGGTGCTGGCGCAGACGCTCCTCAACGGCGGCGCGTACCGAGGCCACCGGATCCTGCGCGAGGAGACCGTGCGGGCGATGCTGACGAACTACAACCACAAGTTCCCCGACAACGCGCACGGCCTCGGCTTCGAGCTCGACCAGCCTTGGTACATGGGCGCGCTGTCGGCACCCTCGACGGCCGGGCACACCGGGTTCACCGGGACCTCGCTGGTGATCGACCCGCTGTCGCGGTCGTTCGCGATCCTGCTCACCAACCGCGTGCACCCGACCCGGAACTGGGGCTCGATCAACATCGCCCGGGAGACCTGGGCGAGCTCGCTGGCGAAGGCGATGGCCGTCCGCCCGGCGCGCGGCCACGACGCGTGGTTCAGCGGCGCCGGGGACGTCTCCACGGCCACGCTCACGACTCCGCCGTTACAGACGCGCGGCGGGCCGTTGAAGGTCACCTTCGACACCTTCGTGGACACCGAAGGCCCCTCGGACTCGCTGTTCCTGGAAACAAGTACCGACGGCGGAGCCACCTGGAAAACGATTACTCTGCGTGCAAACGGACCAGGCGCTCCCGCCGGGGACCAACCCGGTCTCGGCGGGCACGGTCATCGGGCTTGGTGGCGGGCTGCGGCCGAGGTGTCGCAAAGCTCACAAATCACCCTCCGCTGGCGTTACACGACCGATGCCCGTTACACCGGACGGGGAATTTCCTTGGACGGTGTGAAAGTCACTGAACGCGGCCGCATACTGCTGGACAGTGAGCATAATCCGCCTACTTTCGTCGCTACCGGCTGGAAGTTGAGCACTAGGTAA
- a CDS encoding DUF1343 domain-containing protein, whose product MNLNRRHFLATGALAVPALTAGSSVAGAQPDSESKGPSLTRTGADVLAAKGWAPLSGRKLGVLSNPTGVLASGDHIVDSMVAAGVRPLAAFGPEHGFRGSAQAGGSEGDYTDPRTGVPVYDAYGADATKLAGMFMKAGVDTVVFDIADVGARFYTYIWSLYTAMVAAAKAGASVVVLDRPNPLGGKAAGPMLNPAFASGVGRKPIVQQHGMTVGELARFFAAEFLPAEGVTPGKLEIVEVRDWRRDQLFASTGLTWVPPSPNMPTPDTALVYPGTGMFEGTVFSEGRGTTRPFEIIGAPGLDWRWREKLGELRLPGVKFREAYFVPTFGKFVNEPCGGVQVTVTDPRAFDAIRTAVTMFVTAKQVHPDKFKWRPDNFLDKLSGSDRLRTMIDKGAGVDEIVGSWQAELAEFDRKRRRHLIYR is encoded by the coding sequence GTGAACCTCAACCGCCGCCACTTCCTCGCCACCGGCGCGCTCGCGGTCCCCGCGCTGACGGCCGGGTCCTCGGTCGCGGGGGCCCAGCCGGACAGCGAGAGCAAAGGTCCCTCGCTCACCCGCACCGGAGCGGACGTGCTCGCCGCCAAGGGCTGGGCGCCGCTGTCCGGCCGCAAGCTCGGCGTCCTGTCGAATCCGACGGGCGTACTGGCGAGCGGCGACCACATCGTCGACTCGATGGTCGCCGCCGGGGTCCGGCCGCTCGCCGCGTTCGGCCCGGAGCACGGCTTCCGCGGCAGCGCGCAAGCGGGCGGCTCGGAAGGCGACTACACCGATCCACGCACCGGCGTGCCCGTCTACGACGCGTACGGCGCCGACGCGACCAAGCTCGCCGGGATGTTCATGAAGGCGGGCGTCGACACCGTCGTCTTCGACATCGCCGACGTCGGCGCGCGGTTCTACACCTACATCTGGTCGCTGTACACGGCGATGGTCGCGGCGGCGAAGGCCGGCGCGTCGGTCGTCGTGCTGGACCGGCCGAATCCGTTGGGCGGCAAGGCCGCCGGGCCGATGCTGAACCCGGCGTTCGCCTCGGGTGTCGGCCGGAAGCCGATCGTGCAGCAGCACGGCATGACCGTCGGCGAGCTCGCGCGGTTCTTCGCCGCCGAGTTCCTGCCTGCCGAGGGTGTCACGCCGGGCAAGCTCGAAATCGTCGAAGTGCGGGACTGGCGACGTGATCAGCTCTTCGCGAGCACCGGGCTGACGTGGGTCCCGCCGAGCCCGAACATGCCGACGCCGGACACCGCGCTCGTCTATCCCGGCACCGGGATGTTCGAGGGCACCGTGTTCTCCGAAGGCCGGGGCACCACCAGGCCGTTCGAGATCATCGGCGCGCCGGGCCTCGACTGGCGCTGGCGCGAGAAGCTCGGCGAGCTACGGCTGCCCGGGGTGAAGTTCCGCGAGGCGTACTTCGTGCCGACGTTCGGCAAGTTCGTCAACGAGCCCTGCGGCGGCGTGCAGGTGACCGTCACGGACCCGCGGGCGTTCGACGCCATCCGCACCGCGGTCACCATGTTCGTCACCGCGAAGCAGGTGCACCCGGACAAGTTCAAGTGGCGGCCCGACAACTTCCTCGACAAGCTCTCCGGCTCCGACAGGTTGCGCACGATGATCGACAAAGGCGCCGGAGTGGACGAGATCGTCGGATCCTGGCAGGCCGAACTGGCCGAGTTCGACCGGAAACGCCGTCGCCATCTCATCTATCGCTGA
- a CDS encoding glycoside hydrolase family 3 protein gives MTTRTAHARHRRIHAFALPLAGLLTLGVAGVPATAQPVTADVEAQRTLRGLTLEQKVGQLFVTWVNGKSADEVNAKNKADFGVDTPAQVIEKYHLGGVIYFNNDSRDNFDDPVQVAKLSNGLQRAALRSGARIPLQIATDQEGGTVTRMGAPATELPNAMAISAGRDTKAAQEAARILGHELRAVGINQDFAPDADVNSNPANPVIGVRSFSGRPELASQFVEAQVKGFQNSGRRSETVSAAAKHFPGHGDAATDSHHELPRIDRSEDSWRATDVPPFKAAIKAGIDSIMSAHIQFPSLDPSGEPATLSKPILTGKLREELGYRGVVVTDSLSMDAVREMHTDAEIPVLALKAGIDQLLMPVNLELAINSVLDAVRKGELTERRIDESVLRVLKLKLNRGILTSPFVDPAKVMSKVGTPANLATAQGIADRSVTAIRNDGGVLPLKQQPAKTLVTGWGVSTTTSLAAKLTAHGTQATALQTGQAPTDAQISQAVAAAKNVDLVVVLTNNVGTYPLQGKLLQALADTGKPVVAVAAQIPYDAGYENPIETWLATYGYISPSLEALARVILGKVKPQGKLPVDVPAGKDVGTVKYPFGHGLTW, from the coding sequence GTGACGACCCGAACCGCGCACGCCCGTCATCGGAGGATCCATGCGTTCGCCCTGCCCCTCGCGGGCCTGCTCACCCTGGGTGTCGCGGGCGTCCCGGCGACCGCGCAGCCGGTGACGGCGGACGTGGAGGCGCAGCGGACGCTGCGCGGGCTGACCCTGGAGCAGAAGGTCGGGCAGCTGTTCGTCACGTGGGTGAACGGGAAGTCCGCCGACGAGGTCAACGCCAAGAACAAGGCCGACTTCGGCGTCGACACCCCCGCGCAGGTGATCGAGAAGTACCACCTGGGCGGCGTCATCTACTTCAACAACGACAGCCGCGACAACTTCGACGACCCGGTGCAGGTCGCCAAGCTGTCGAACGGGCTCCAGCGGGCCGCGCTCCGCAGCGGCGCCCGTATCCCGTTGCAGATCGCGACCGACCAGGAAGGCGGCACGGTCACCCGGATGGGTGCCCCCGCCACCGAGCTGCCGAACGCGATGGCGATCTCGGCGGGCCGTGACACCAAGGCCGCGCAGGAGGCCGCCCGCATCCTCGGGCACGAGCTGCGCGCAGTCGGTATCAACCAGGACTTCGCCCCCGACGCCGACGTGAACTCGAACCCGGCGAACCCGGTGATCGGCGTCCGTTCCTTCTCCGGCCGCCCGGAGCTGGCGAGCCAGTTCGTCGAAGCCCAGGTCAAGGGCTTCCAGAACTCCGGACGGCGCTCGGAGACGGTGTCCGCCGCCGCGAAGCACTTCCCCGGCCACGGCGACGCGGCCACCGACAGTCACCACGAGCTGCCCAGGATCGACCGCAGTGAGGACAGCTGGCGCGCGACCGACGTGCCGCCGTTCAAGGCCGCCATCAAGGCGGGTATCGACTCGATCATGAGCGCCCACATCCAGTTCCCCAGCCTCGACCCGTCGGGCGAGCCGGCCACGCTGTCGAAGCCGATCCTCACCGGCAAGCTGCGCGAGGAACTCGGTTACCGCGGCGTCGTCGTCACCGACTCGCTGTCGATGGACGCCGTGCGCGAAATGCACACCGACGCCGAGATCCCGGTGCTGGCCCTCAAGGCGGGTATCGACCAGCTGCTCATGCCGGTCAACCTCGAACTCGCCATCAACTCCGTGCTCGACGCCGTCCGCAAGGGTGAGCTGACCGAGCGGCGCATCGACGAGAGCGTCCTGCGGGTGCTCAAGCTCAAGCTGAACCGGGGCATCCTGACCTCGCCGTTCGTCGACCCGGCCAAGGTGATGTCGAAGGTCGGCACCCCGGCCAACCTCGCGACCGCGCAGGGCATCGCCGACCGGTCGGTCACCGCGATCCGCAACGACGGCGGCGTCCTGCCGCTCAAGCAACAGCCCGCGAAGACGCTCGTGACCGGCTGGGGCGTGAGCACGACGACGTCGCTGGCCGCGAAGCTCACCGCACACGGCACGCAGGCGACCGCGTTGCAGACCGGTCAGGCGCCGACCGACGCGCAGATCTCGCAGGCCGTCGCGGCGGCCAAGAACGTCGACCTCGTCGTCGTGCTGACCAACAACGTCGGTACGTATCCGTTGCAGGGCAAGCTGTTGCAGGCGCTGGCCGACACCGGGAAACCCGTCGTCGCGGTCGCCGCCCAGATCCCGTACGACGCCGGTTACGAGAACCCGATCGAGACGTGGCTCGCCACGTACGGCTACATCTCGCCTTCGCTCGAGGCTTTGGCGAGGGTGATCCTCGGGAAGGTGAAGCCGCAGGGCAAGCTGCCTGTGGACGTTCCCGCCGGCAAGGACGTCGGCACGGTGAAGTACCCCTTCGGCCACGGGCTGACCTGGTGA
- a CDS encoding HAD family hydrolase yields the protein MDRPSTTPSQVAAFFDLDKTIIASSSALAFSKPLLREGLINRRAALRSAYAQLVFSLAGADAAKTERMRAEVSALCAGWDVAQVSAIVRETLHDVVDPLVYAEAAELISSHRADGHDVVVLSATGEEVVAPVAEMLGATRSVATRMQIVDGRYSGEVDFYCYGENKAVAAKQLAATYGYDLTQCHAYTDSSTDIPLLEVVGRPHAVNPDRVLRKHATEQGWEILAFEHPMSLRTRIPARSAGLVALGAVAAGATWYGYNRRKRTR from the coding sequence GTGGACCGACCCAGCACGACGCCCAGCCAGGTCGCGGCGTTCTTCGATCTCGACAAGACGATCATCGCGTCATCGAGCGCGTTGGCCTTCAGCAAGCCGCTTTTACGTGAAGGCCTCATCAACCGCCGAGCCGCGCTTCGCAGCGCGTACGCCCAACTCGTCTTCTCCCTCGCGGGCGCGGACGCGGCGAAGACCGAGCGGATGCGGGCCGAGGTTTCCGCGCTGTGCGCCGGATGGGACGTCGCGCAGGTCTCCGCGATCGTCCGCGAGACGCTGCACGACGTCGTCGACCCGCTCGTCTACGCGGAGGCGGCGGAACTGATCTCCTCGCATCGCGCGGACGGGCACGACGTCGTGGTCCTGTCGGCGACCGGCGAGGAAGTCGTCGCGCCGGTCGCCGAAATGCTCGGCGCGACGCGCAGCGTGGCCACGCGGATGCAGATTGTGGACGGTCGCTACTCGGGCGAAGTCGATTTCTACTGCTACGGCGAGAACAAGGCCGTCGCGGCGAAGCAGCTCGCGGCGACCTACGGCTACGACCTCACCCAGTGCCACGCGTACACCGACTCGAGCACCGACATCCCGCTCCTCGAGGTCGTCGGACGGCCGCACGCGGTCAACCCCGACCGCGTACTGCGCAAGCACGCGACGGAACAAGGCTGGGAGATCCTCGCCTTCGAGCACCCGATGTCGCTGCGGACCCGGATCCCGGCGCGCTCGGCCGGACTGGTCGCGCTCGGCGCCGTCGCGGCGGGAGCCACCTGGTACGGCTACAACCGGCGCAAACGCACCCGCTGA
- the ssd gene encoding septum site-determining protein Ssd, translating to MTAEHPLVVAGDDILLDEILRVAAAAGCEVERAPDLAAARGRWARAPLVVLDEEAASAPNRLLRRNKVLLVCKGAPTPVTWERAFNTGSEKVLSLPDEEGDLIGEFADVVDGPARDDGVVIGIIGGRGGAGASVLAAAVAYQAEKSGTGGLLVDCDPLGGGVDVLLAAERDRGPRWPELDLGGRVSMAALSEALPRKKYSTGSLSFVSYGREGRGPGPDAIEGVLNAGRRAGRTVVCDLPRYFGAETGTVIGLADLVVVVVPAELRACAAAKQVLARLEPHATRIGVAVRGPSPAGLIPQEIADAVGVPLITSMGRERSLSAALDRGEFVPRHRGHLATAATEVLAAARGNLAGASR from the coding sequence ATGACCGCGGAACATCCGCTCGTCGTCGCCGGCGACGACATCCTGCTCGACGAGATCCTGCGCGTGGCCGCGGCCGCGGGCTGCGAGGTCGAACGCGCGCCCGATCTGGCCGCCGCACGCGGCAGGTGGGCCCGCGCGCCGCTCGTGGTACTCGACGAGGAAGCCGCGAGCGCGCCGAACCGCCTGCTACGGCGGAACAAGGTCCTGTTGGTCTGCAAGGGCGCGCCGACGCCGGTGACGTGGGAGCGTGCTTTCAACACCGGTTCGGAGAAGGTCCTTTCGCTCCCGGACGAGGAGGGCGACCTCATCGGCGAGTTCGCCGACGTCGTCGACGGGCCGGCGCGTGACGACGGCGTCGTCATCGGGATCATCGGCGGGCGGGGCGGTGCCGGGGCTTCCGTGCTGGCGGCCGCAGTCGCGTACCAAGCGGAGAAGTCCGGCACCGGTGGGCTGCTGGTCGACTGCGATCCGCTCGGTGGCGGGGTCGACGTCCTCCTCGCCGCCGAGCGCGATCGCGGGCCCCGGTGGCCGGAGCTCGATCTCGGCGGCAGGGTGTCCATGGCCGCGTTGAGCGAAGCCCTGCCGCGAAAGAAATACTCGACCGGCTCACTGTCCTTTGTGTCCTATGGCAGGGAAGGACGCGGCCCCGGGCCCGACGCGATCGAGGGCGTGCTGAACGCCGGACGGCGGGCGGGGCGGACGGTCGTCTGCGATCTGCCGAGGTATTTCGGCGCCGAGACGGGCACCGTGATCGGGCTGGCCGATCTCGTCGTGGTCGTGGTCCCCGCGGAACTCCGTGCCTGTGCGGCGGCGAAACAGGTCCTCGCCAGGCTCGAACCTCACGCGACGAGGATCGGTGTCGCGGTCCGTGGGCCGTCGCCCGCCGGGCTGATCCCGCAGGAGATCGCCGACGCCGTCGGCGTCCCGCTCATCACGTCGATGGGTCGCGAGCGATCCCTCTCGGCGGCCCTCGACCGCGGCGAATTCGTC